A genomic window from Qipengyuania oceanensis includes:
- a CDS encoding toxic anion resistance protein, whose protein sequence is MTETETATMTATELELTAPDPVPAVAPEKAAGLVPVSDEKRSKLEEKVDGFVAELVAQDANSPEFGQKVDQITNMGRKEIAAAAQMSNRFLDRPIRAMDKDEGVGANLSELRRTVEELDPSRRGKLTGPRKFLGIVPFGNKLTNYFRSYQSAQTHIQAILSKLANGKDELLMDNAAIDVERQKLWEAMGNLEQMIHISKSLDAKLEDKADELDATDPAKAKAIRETALFYVRQRTQDLLTQMAVSVQGYLALDLVKKNNVELVKGVDRASTTTVGALRTAVTVSEAMTNQRLVLQQITSLNETTAGIIDSTSTMLREQTGKIHEQAASSTIPLETLQRAFQNIYDTMDEVDEFKIRALASMKQTVDVLSGEVERSKGYIARAEGQNRAQSKIGSADSSLLALEG, encoded by the coding sequence ATGACTGAAACCGAGACCGCTACCATGACCGCAACCGAGCTGGAGCTGACCGCTCCCGATCCGGTTCCTGCCGTTGCGCCCGAAAAGGCCGCCGGGCTCGTCCCGGTGAGCGATGAGAAGAGGTCCAAGCTCGAGGAAAAGGTCGACGGCTTCGTCGCCGAACTGGTCGCGCAGGATGCCAATTCTCCCGAGTTCGGCCAGAAGGTCGACCAGATCACCAACATGGGCCGCAAGGAAATCGCGGCCGCTGCGCAGATGTCGAACCGCTTTCTCGACCGCCCGATCCGGGCGATGGACAAGGACGAAGGCGTCGGGGCGAACCTGTCCGAACTGCGCCGGACGGTCGAAGAACTCGACCCCAGCCGCCGTGGCAAGCTGACCGGCCCGCGCAAGTTCCTCGGCATCGTGCCGTTCGGCAACAAGCTGACCAATTACTTCCGCAGCTACCAGAGCGCGCAGACGCACATCCAGGCGATCCTCAGCAAGCTGGCCAACGGCAAGGACGAGCTGCTGATGGACAATGCCGCGATCGACGTCGAGCGGCAGAAGCTGTGGGAAGCCATGGGCAATCTCGAGCAGATGATCCACATCTCGAAATCGCTCGATGCGAAGCTGGAGGACAAGGCGGACGAACTCGACGCCACCGACCCGGCGAAGGCCAAGGCGATCCGCGAAACCGCGCTGTTCTATGTCCGCCAGCGCACGCAGGACCTGCTCACGCAGATGGCAGTCAGCGTCCAGGGCTATCTCGCGCTTGACCTGGTCAAGAAGAACAACGTCGAACTGGTCAAGGGCGTCGACCGCGCCAGCACGACCACGGTCGGTGCGCTGCGCACGGCAGTCACCGTGAGCGAGGCGATGACCAACCAGCGCCTGGTGCTGCAGCAGATCACCTCGCTCAACGAGACCACGGCGGGCATCATCGACAGCACTTCGACGATGCTGCGCGAACAGACCGGCAAGATCCACGAACAGGCCGCCTCGAGCACGATCCCGCTCGAGACACTGCAGCGTGCCTTCCAGAACATCTACGACACGATGGACGAAGTGGACGAATTCAAGATCCGCGCGCTCGCTTCCATGAAACAGACCGTCGATGTGCTGTCCGGCGAAGTGGAACGGTCCAAGGGCTACATCGCCCGTGCGGAAGGACAGAACCGCGCGCAGAGCAAGATCGGCAGCGCCGACAGTTCGCTGCTGGCGCTGGAAGGCTAA
- a CDS encoding polyhydroxyalkanoic acid system family protein: MRVAIPHNLDPDEVRHRLKTKSHKMADMMPGGQAQVDTDWPTEDRMNMRVRAMGQQVAGHIEIEQEQLIFDIDLPAALSFVEPMIAGAIQKQGQKLLR; encoded by the coding sequence ATGCGCGTCGCCATTCCGCACAATCTCGACCCCGACGAAGTGCGTCACCGGTTGAAGACCAAGAGCCACAAGATGGCCGACATGATGCCAGGCGGGCAGGCCCAGGTCGATACGGACTGGCCGACCGAGGACCGGATGAACATGCGCGTGCGAGCCATGGGCCAGCAGGTCGCCGGACATATCGAGATCGAGCAGGAGCAGCTGATCTTCGACATCGATCTGCCGGCTGCGCTGTCCTTCGTCGAACCGATGATCGCCGGGGCCATCCAGAAGCAGGGCCAGAAGCTGCTGCGCTAG
- a CDS encoding biliverdin-producing heme oxygenase, with protein sequence MSGLQDPARYAQFLSAQLRAREPIEACVARSLAGDMAPPAVSHLLRADLAELGSPPAGPDLRFAMPDKAEPIGLSWAIAGSHLGNRMMLAKLSGHGELPTRFLESAEMIAFWSRLRPHLDRELPEDVMRRAAQAAEAVFDLFLESMLPTTRTLAA encoded by the coding sequence GTGAGCGGCCTGCAAGACCCTGCGCGTTATGCGCAGTTCCTGTCCGCACAGCTGCGCGCGCGCGAACCGATCGAAGCCTGTGTGGCCCGATCGCTTGCCGGCGACATGGCCCCGCCCGCAGTGTCGCACCTGCTGCGTGCGGATCTCGCCGAACTGGGCAGCCCACCCGCTGGCCCGGACCTTCGTTTCGCCATGCCTGACAAGGCTGAGCCGATCGGGCTGTCGTGGGCGATTGCCGGATCGCACCTGGGCAATCGAATGATGCTTGCCAAGCTGTCGGGACACGGCGAACTTCCGACGCGCTTTCTGGAAAGCGCGGAGATGATCGCGTTCTGGTCACGGCTGCGTCCGCATCTCGATCGCGAATTGCCGGAAGATGTCATGCGCCGCGCTGCCCAGGCGGCCGAGGCCGTGTTCGATCTGTTTCTCGAATCGATGCTTCCGACAACCCGGACGCTCGCAGCATGA
- a CDS encoding HWE histidine kinase domain-containing protein: MSEATTIDKVDLTNCDREPIHQLGRIQDFGALIAVNSDWFVSQRSTNIAEILGEDIDAPQGEALANVFSPEAMTRLRFAAQSPEEMVVVDRIFGIDLLGNGKLFDCAVHRSGSLIIIEFEPHPEGERAPQIGVLRPMMAELEAHKDVNYLCANAARQLKALLGFDRVMVYRFHQDDSGEVIAEAREPHLGAFLHLRYPKTDIPTQARRLYVLNPFRIIADVNAEPVPIEPEMSFDNEPLDLSHSSLRAVSPIHIEYLKNMGVGASLSISIIVDGKLWGLFACHHYSAKGLPYSVRSLSELYSQFFSLILERLLSQATSRLRDKGRAIHHRLMAQLAGGSPLVESLPAIDQAIGQVIAHDGMSAYIDGVYKTRGIAPSKDEFRSLLSALNSAATSTIIATDELASRIPAARAFADRVVGALIVPVSRRPRDYIVFWRKELKQTVVWAGNPEKPVEYGPNGARLTPRKSFEAWQQEVSGKSSVWNTDEVEIAEALRVTLLEVILRMTDEAVQERARAQQQQELLISELNHRVRNILNLIRSLIGQSRHEAVNIGDFTALIGGRISALAKAHDNITRENWSHASVVELIESEAEAYIGNKLDRMTIKGRDRFVAPEAYTVLSLVIHEMMTNSAKYGSLCDSHGTLAITLSEKDDGDLQIDWVERGGPPVQVPKRRGFGSTIIEKSIPFELQGEAKIDYKLEGVEACFVIPQRYLAAIEDQEEVEADRDRMAKAQRTKMDSQHKLPDHVLVIEDSMIIALDTEDCLEQLGIKSIDIAGSVNSALEAISKRTPDFAILDYNLGTESSDPVATELRKLGVPFVLATGYGEMAERLEDIGAFSLLKKPYGKAELEGALTLLTSGEA; this comes from the coding sequence ATGAGCGAGGCCACCACAATCGACAAGGTCGACCTCACCAATTGCGATCGCGAACCGATCCACCAACTCGGCAGGATCCAGGATTTCGGCGCGCTGATCGCGGTCAACTCCGACTGGTTCGTCTCCCAGCGATCGACCAATATCGCCGAGATCCTCGGCGAGGACATCGATGCGCCGCAAGGCGAGGCGCTTGCGAACGTCTTCTCGCCCGAGGCCATGACACGCCTGCGTTTCGCCGCCCAGTCTCCCGAAGAGATGGTGGTGGTCGATCGCATCTTCGGCATCGACCTCCTCGGAAACGGCAAGCTGTTCGATTGCGCGGTCCACCGTTCGGGCAGCCTCATCATCATCGAGTTCGAGCCGCATCCGGAAGGCGAACGCGCGCCGCAGATCGGCGTCCTGCGCCCGATGATGGCCGAGCTGGAAGCGCACAAGGATGTCAATTACCTGTGCGCCAACGCCGCTCGCCAGCTGAAAGCGCTGCTCGGTTTCGACCGGGTCATGGTGTACCGCTTCCACCAGGATGATTCCGGCGAAGTCATCGCGGAAGCCCGCGAACCGCATCTCGGTGCCTTCCTGCACCTGCGCTATCCGAAGACCGACATACCGACGCAGGCGCGCCGCCTGTACGTCCTCAATCCCTTCAGGATCATCGCGGACGTCAATGCGGAGCCGGTTCCGATCGAACCGGAAATGTCGTTCGACAACGAGCCGCTCGATCTCAGCCACAGCTCGCTCCGCGCCGTCTCGCCGATCCACATAGAGTATCTGAAGAACATGGGCGTAGGCGCCTCGCTGTCGATCTCGATCATCGTCGACGGCAAGCTGTGGGGCCTGTTCGCCTGTCACCACTACTCGGCCAAGGGCCTCCCCTACTCGGTGCGAAGCCTGTCCGAACTCTATTCGCAGTTCTTCTCGCTGATCCTCGAGCGCCTGCTGAGCCAGGCCACCTCGCGCCTGCGCGACAAGGGCCGGGCCATCCACCATCGGCTGATGGCGCAGCTGGCGGGCGGATCGCCGCTCGTCGAAAGCCTGCCGGCGATCGACCAGGCCATCGGCCAGGTGATCGCGCACGACGGCATGAGCGCCTATATCGACGGGGTCTACAAGACGCGGGGCATCGCACCCTCCAAGGACGAATTCCGTTCGTTGCTTTCCGCGCTCAACAGCGCAGCAACCAGCACGATCATCGCGACCGACGAGCTGGCGTCCAGGATTCCGGCAGCACGCGCATTCGCCGATCGCGTCGTCGGGGCGCTGATCGTGCCGGTTTCACGGCGGCCGCGCGACTACATCGTCTTTTGGCGCAAGGAATTGAAGCAAACCGTTGTCTGGGCCGGTAACCCGGAAAAGCCGGTGGAATACGGCCCGAACGGCGCTCGCCTCACCCCGCGCAAGAGCTTCGAGGCGTGGCAGCAGGAAGTCAGTGGGAAGAGCAGCGTCTGGAACACCGACGAGGTCGAGATTGCCGAGGCACTGCGCGTGACGCTGCTCGAAGTGATCCTGCGCATGACCGACGAAGCTGTGCAGGAACGCGCGCGGGCGCAGCAGCAGCAGGAACTGCTGATCTCGGAGCTCAACCACCGGGTCCGCAACATCCTCAACCTGATCCGCAGTCTCATCGGCCAGTCGCGGCACGAGGCGGTCAATATCGGCGATTTCACAGCCCTGATCGGCGGGCGCATCAGTGCCCTTGCGAAGGCCCACGATAACATAACCCGGGAAAACTGGTCGCACGCCTCGGTCGTCGAGCTGATCGAATCCGAGGCCGAGGCTTATATCGGCAACAAGCTCGATCGCATGACCATCAAGGGCCGTGACCGGTTCGTCGCACCGGAGGCTTACACCGTCCTCTCGCTCGTCATCCACGAGATGATGACCAATTCGGCCAAATACGGCTCGCTTTGCGACAGCCACGGAACGCTCGCGATCACGCTGAGCGAAAAAGACGACGGCGATCTGCAGATCGACTGGGTCGAACGCGGTGGGCCTCCGGTCCAGGTACCCAAGCGCCGCGGCTTCGGCAGCACCATCATCGAGAAATCGATACCCTTCGAACTGCAGGGCGAAGCGAAGATCGACTACAAGCTCGAAGGCGTCGAAGCCTGCTTCGTCATCCCCCAGCGTTATCTCGCCGCGATCGAGGACCAGGAAGAGGTCGAAGCCGATCGCGACCGGATGGCCAAGGCCCAAAGGACAAAAATGGATTCACAGCACAAGCTTCCCGATCACGTACTCGTGATCGAGGACAGCATGATCATCGCGCTCGATACCGAAGACTGTCTCGAACAGCTCGGGATCAAGTCGATCGATATTGCCGGCAGCGTGAACTCCGCGCTCGAGGCGATCAGCAAGCGCACGCCGGACTTCGCGATCCTCGACTACAACCTCGGAACCGAGAGCAGCGACCCGGTCGCGACCGAACTCCGCAAGCTCGGCGTGCCTTTCGTGCTCGCCACCGGATATGGCGAAATGGCCGAACGCCTCGAGGATATCGGCGCCTTCAGCCTCCTCAAGAAGCCATATGGCAAGGCCGAACTGGAAGGAGCGCTAACGCTCCTGACGAGCGGCGAGGCCTGA
- a CDS encoding class I mannose-6-phosphate isomerase, translating to MSAQILPTLSVEKVWGREQLPAPFSAPDGQRIGEIWFDPPAGLDSLLAKYLFTSEKLSVQVHPPGKDECWLVLECDPGASLAVGFRKQYSVDELRQGALDGSIEQMLVWHPVAPGDFVYLPAGTVHAIGAGCTLVELQQNCGITYRFYDYGRPRELHLEEALTHAERGPHDPALRTSAGHATACLVDGPFFRLDRIVGAIDGESAREHPSRCLVLPLAGSVECDAEALSAGSCAMVGSLGEVSASEDAVTLVCSPRG from the coding sequence GTGAGCGCGCAGATCCTGCCGACCCTGTCGGTCGAGAAGGTATGGGGTCGCGAGCAGCTGCCAGCACCCTTCAGCGCCCCGGACGGGCAGCGGATCGGCGAGATCTGGTTCGATCCGCCGGCCGGGCTCGACTCACTGCTCGCCAAGTACCTGTTCACGAGCGAGAAGCTTTCGGTGCAGGTCCATCCGCCGGGCAAGGACGAATGCTGGCTGGTGCTGGAATGCGACCCGGGCGCATCGCTGGCCGTCGGGTTTCGCAAGCAGTATTCGGTCGACGAGTTGCGGCAAGGCGCGCTCGACGGATCGATTGAGCAGATGCTGGTGTGGCACCCGGTAGCGCCCGGCGACTTCGTGTATCTGCCCGCAGGCACGGTCCACGCCATCGGCGCGGGGTGCACGCTGGTCGAGTTGCAGCAGAATTGCGGCATCACTTACCGCTTCTACGATTACGGCAGGCCGCGCGAGCTGCATCTCGAAGAAGCGCTGACCCATGCGGAACGCGGGCCGCACGATCCGGCATTACGGACCAGTGCAGGCCATGCCACCGCCTGCCTCGTCGACGGGCCATTCTTTCGCCTCGACCGGATCGTAGGGGCGATCGATGGCGAAAGCGCACGGGAGCATCCGTCGCGATGCCTCGTCCTGCCGCTTGCCGGCTCGGTCGAATGTGATGCCGAGGCGCTTTCGGCCGGCAGCTGCGCGATGGTCGGCTCGCTCGGCGAGGTCTCGGCATCTGAAGATGCCGTCACCCTCGTCTGTTCCCCGCGCGGCTAG
- a CDS encoding mannose-1-phosphate guanylyltransferase, which translates to MSNIVPVILCGGSGTRLWPRSRKQAPKPFLPLVGEDSLFRETLDRFVHESDFEAPIIVAGEAHRGLIEEQLGSAEARLVIEPEAKNTAPAIALAAQLLADDDVMLVCPSDHHIAKPDAFRKAARSAADLAREGWLVSLGIVPVAPETGFGYLQRGEVLGDGYRTTRFVEKPDRARAEQFLADGGFLWNAGIFVFTAGRFREELALHRPAMARAVAEAGDGAAREGAIVRPAGAPFAAIEGDSIDYAVMENTGRAALVEADIGWSDIGSWTALHEALEKDGDGNSTRGRAELVDCRGVLVDSDGPRVSAIGLENIVIVVDGDEVLVTTAEGAQKVGKLHGASNQ; encoded by the coding sequence ATGAGTAATATCGTACCAGTTATCCTGTGCGGCGGGAGCGGCACGCGCTTGTGGCCACGCAGCCGCAAGCAAGCTCCCAAACCCTTCCTTCCGCTCGTCGGGGAGGATTCGCTGTTTCGCGAAACGCTGGACCGCTTCGTACACGAATCCGATTTCGAGGCGCCGATCATCGTCGCGGGCGAGGCGCACCGCGGGTTGATCGAAGAACAGCTAGGTTCCGCCGAGGCAAGGCTGGTCATCGAGCCGGAAGCCAAGAACACCGCGCCGGCGATCGCACTGGCCGCGCAGTTGCTGGCCGATGACGACGTCATGCTGGTGTGTCCCAGCGATCATCACATCGCGAAGCCCGATGCCTTTCGCAAGGCCGCGCGTTCGGCCGCCGATCTGGCCCGGGAAGGCTGGCTGGTTTCGCTCGGGATCGTCCCCGTGGCTCCCGAAACGGGTTTCGGCTATCTCCAGCGCGGCGAAGTACTGGGCGATGGCTATCGCACCACGCGGTTCGTCGAGAAGCCCGATCGCGCCCGGGCCGAGCAATTTCTCGCCGACGGTGGCTTCCTGTGGAATGCGGGCATCTTCGTGTTCACGGCAGGCCGTTTCCGGGAAGAACTCGCGCTGCATCGGCCGGCGATGGCAAGGGCCGTGGCCGAAGCCGGGGATGGGGCGGCGCGCGAGGGAGCCATCGTCCGTCCGGCTGGCGCACCCTTCGCCGCGATCGAGGGCGATTCGATCGACTACGCGGTGATGGAGAACACGGGACGCGCGGCCTTGGTTGAGGCCGATATAGGCTGGTCGGACATCGGGAGCTGGACGGCGCTGCACGAGGCGCTGGAGAAAGACGGTGACGGCAATAGCACCCGTGGCAGAGCCGAACTGGTCGACTGCCGCGGGGTTCTCGTCGACAGCGACGGTCCGCGCGTATCGGCGATCGGTTTGGAAAATATCGTCATCGTCGTCGATGGCGACGAAGTGCTCGTCACGACGGCTGAGGGAGCGCAGAAGGTCGGCAAGCTGCACGGGGCTTCCAACCAGTGA
- a CDS encoding energy transducer TonB, translated as MSQDTGFLAAKRKPRPLVIVAIVLLHVLLFYGLVRALAPDFTASVEDSVVSAFTVTVTAPPEEPPKAEEPDEGAQGDPGKEAVPKPVTAPEPKIPVRKDPPAPKASSTGTASSSGARDSGEGTGASGTGEGTGSGNSGGGQGGGIATKAVKTRGDIANVRDYPIPPGGRQARIGTSVTIAVTVGTDGLPKSCRVIRAGPFPETNQRTCELAMQRFRFEPARDRNGDPVVSEYGWRQDFFN; from the coding sequence ATGAGTCAGGACACGGGATTTCTCGCCGCGAAACGCAAGCCGCGACCGCTGGTGATCGTGGCGATCGTCCTGCTGCACGTGCTGCTGTTCTATGGCCTCGTGCGGGCGCTCGCGCCGGACTTCACCGCCTCGGTCGAGGATTCGGTCGTGTCCGCCTTCACGGTGACTGTGACCGCGCCTCCAGAGGAGCCGCCCAAGGCCGAGGAGCCGGACGAAGGGGCGCAGGGCGATCCGGGGAAAGAGGCCGTGCCCAAGCCTGTCACCGCCCCCGAACCGAAGATCCCGGTGCGCAAGGATCCGCCCGCGCCCAAGGCTTCCTCGACCGGCACGGCAAGCAGTTCCGGCGCGCGCGACAGCGGCGAGGGAACTGGCGCTTCGGGCACGGGCGAGGGTACCGGCAGCGGCAATTCCGGCGGCGGCCAGGGCGGCGGCATCGCGACCAAGGCGGTCAAGACCAGGGGCGACATAGCCAATGTGCGCGACTATCCGATTCCTCCGGGCGGCCGCCAGGCCAGGATCGGCACTTCGGTGACGATCGCCGTGACGGTGGGGACCGACGGGTTGCCGAAGAGCTGCCGCGTCATCCGCGCCGGCCCGTTCCCGGAGACGAACCAGCGCACGTGCGAACTCGCCATGCAGCGCTTCCGGTTCGAACCCGCGCGCGACAGAAACGGCGATCCGGTGGTGTCCGAATACGGCTGGCGACAAGACTTCTTCAATTGA
- a CDS encoding TonB-dependent receptor — MKIKYLLAASVVSLSATAAMLPTAAQAQQITSGVEGSVAAEDGTPIAGATVTVTDTRTGATRTLNAGPNGQFRVDSLVTGGPYTITATASGFEGQSVEGVFLNLQGNSQLSFNLADAAAAGSDTIVVTGARVQLSTRALGPGQSFGEGTIEAFPSITRDVRDIIRIDPRVSLDRSNEVDRVSCLGGNDRSNAFTVDGIAQSDLFGLNGTPFASRNSLPLPYDAVRETSVEFAPFDVQYGQFTGCAINVVTKSGSNDFHGSAFYTYASDSLQGDRAGGEDFSGSPYKEKRWGVSLGGPIIKDRLFFFGAYEKTDLGDSQDFGPVGANYPNTLEFVTEDQFNQFSQILSSVYGFETGGLARSLPEGSERWFGRLDAYITDDHRLEATYQHLEETNVEPDDFSTSTSSGVLTGINSFEDEGTDSDYYSLRLYSTWSDVFSTELRVSRAEVQDVQGPVGGGEAQSGNPIPRFVVGVDGIDSDGDPIYGSIVAGPGFSRTSNDLKTKVTQVKALGRLDFDAHQITIGGEFNQLDVFNLFAQNSTGTLTFANLNDFANGILTGGTNTFPDGEAIFDGEAAGAYGNFTASGDINDAAADWKRNTFVIYAQDDWQATDQLGIQAGVRVEWLSGDAPDANPNFFNRYGFTNSNSFGKIDPVVLPRIGVTYELYNDGFVSNTTIKGGIGRFTGGDPAVYVSNAFSNNGFAVGFGQTGRSGCAVGTQVDVTPAGTFTGIPQCVLNNAAANSAGGLADTQSTDPNFKQPTVWRANLGLSTDFGTENGFFSDWHLDLDFIWSKFVNPVDFVDLSQVVDPSQGLGGYTADGRPIYRAIDPTRNGCNAVLQNQGGVPPTYTGVTPACFGASRDDEIQLTNGKSYESKIFSAILSKYWNRGLLTDGGSVRFNVGYAYTDAENNRYNNSSTATSSFDIVAAFDRQNVDVATAEYQTRHNISAGINFREEFFGDYATSLGAIFVARSGRPYSIVFDSIPSNPATVFNDGASGDFNSLIYVPTGIDDPNVVYTNSSAAADLDAYINATPCVSKYRGSVLPRNSCRNSWFYDLDLRFSQELPGPARLFGLTEDKIKLFVDFDNFLNLLDSDKNVFRRYGYTEGVIRANNIDSQGRYVYDRFTGPRDAVVQSSSSLWKIQLGVSYEF, encoded by the coding sequence ATGAAGATCAAATACCTTCTGGCTGCCAGCGTCGTCAGCCTCTCCGCTACCGCAGCCATGCTGCCGACCGCTGCCCAGGCGCAGCAGATCACTTCGGGCGTCGAAGGCTCGGTCGCTGCCGAGGACGGCACCCCGATCGCCGGCGCGACCGTCACCGTCACCGACACGCGCACGGGTGCCACCCGTACGCTGAATGCCGGCCCCAACGGCCAGTTCCGCGTCGACAGCCTCGTCACCGGCGGCCCGTACACGATCACCGCGACCGCAAGCGGCTTCGAAGGCCAGTCGGTGGAAGGCGTGTTCCTCAACCTGCAGGGCAACTCGCAGCTCTCGTTCAACCTCGCGGATGCAGCCGCTGCCGGGTCCGACACGATCGTCGTCACCGGCGCGCGCGTCCAGCTTTCGACCCGTGCACTCGGCCCCGGCCAGTCGTTCGGCGAAGGCACGATCGAGGCGTTCCCGTCCATCACCCGCGACGTTCGCGACATCATCCGCATCGACCCGCGCGTCAGCCTCGACCGTTCGAACGAAGTCGACCGCGTGTCCTGCCTCGGCGGCAACGACCGCTCCAACGCCTTCACCGTCGACGGTATCGCCCAGTCCGACCTGTTCGGCCTCAACGGCACGCCCTTCGCCAGCCGCAACTCGCTTCCGCTTCCCTATGACGCGGTCCGCGAAACCTCGGTCGAGTTCGCTCCGTTCGATGTCCAGTACGGCCAGTTCACCGGCTGCGCGATCAACGTCGTGACCAAGTCGGGTTCGAACGACTTCCACGGTTCGGCCTTCTACACCTACGCCAGCGACAGCCTCCAGGGCGACCGCGCCGGCGGCGAAGACTTCTCGGGTTCGCCCTACAAGGAAAAGCGCTGGGGCGTTTCGCTCGGCGGCCCGATCATCAAGGATCGCCTGTTCTTCTTCGGCGCCTATGAAAAGACCGATCTCGGCGACAGCCAGGACTTCGGTCCGGTCGGCGCGAACTATCCGAACACGCTGGAATTCGTCACCGAAGACCAGTTCAACCAGTTCTCGCAGATCCTCAGCAGCGTCTACGGTTTCGAAACCGGTGGCCTCGCCCGTTCGCTTCCCGAAGGTAGCGAGCGCTGGTTCGGTCGTCTCGACGCCTACATCACCGACGACCACCGCCTCGAAGCCACCTACCAGCATCTCGAAGAAACCAACGTCGAGCCGGATGATTTCTCGACTTCGACCAGCTCGGGCGTGCTCACCGGCATCAACAGCTTCGAGGACGAAGGTACTGACAGCGACTACTACTCGCTGCGCCTCTACTCGACCTGGTCGGACGTGTTCTCGACCGAACTGCGCGTCAGCCGCGCCGAAGTCCAGGACGTCCAGGGCCCCGTCGGCGGCGGTGAAGCGCAGAGCGGCAACCCGATCCCGCGCTTCGTGGTGGGTGTCGACGGCATCGACAGCGACGGCGACCCGATCTACGGCTCGATCGTCGCCGGTCCCGGGTTCTCGCGTACCTCCAACGACCTCAAGACCAAGGTCACCCAGGTCAAGGCGCTCGGCCGCCTCGATTTCGACGCGCACCAGATCACGATCGGCGGTGAATTCAACCAGCTCGACGTGTTCAACCTGTTCGCCCAGAACTCGACCGGTACGCTGACCTTCGCCAACCTGAACGATTTCGCCAACGGCATCCTTACGGGCGGGACCAACACCTTCCCCGATGGCGAAGCGATCTTCGACGGCGAAGCGGCAGGTGCCTACGGCAACTTCACGGCTTCGGGCGACATCAACGATGCCGCTGCGGACTGGAAGCGCAACACCTTCGTGATCTACGCGCAGGACGACTGGCAGGCGACCGACCAGCTCGGCATCCAGGCCGGTGTCCGGGTCGAGTGGCTGTCGGGCGATGCGCCTGATGCGAACCCGAACTTCTTCAACCGCTACGGCTTCACGAACTCCAATTCGTTCGGCAAGATCGACCCTGTCGTGCTGCCGCGCATCGGCGTCACCTACGAGCTGTACAATGACGGCTTCGTCTCCAACACCACGATCAAGGGCGGTATCGGTCGCTTCACCGGCGGCGATCCGGCGGTCTACGTGTCGAACGCCTTCTCGAACAACGGTTTCGCAGTGGGCTTCGGCCAGACCGGCCGCAGTGGCTGTGCCGTCGGCACGCAGGTCGACGTCACTCCGGCAGGCACGTTTACGGGCATTCCGCAGTGCGTGCTCAACAACGCAGCTGCCAACTCGGCAGGCGGCCTTGCCGATACGCAATCGACCGATCCGAACTTCAAGCAGCCGACCGTCTGGCGTGCCAACCTCGGCCTGTCGACCGACTTCGGGACCGAGAACGGCTTCTTCAGCGACTGGCATCTCGACCTCGACTTCATCTGGTCGAAGTTCGTGAATCCGGTGGACTTCGTCGACCTGTCGCAGGTCGTCGATCCGTCGCAGGGTCTCGGCGGTTACACGGCGGACGGTCGTCCGATCTACCGTGCAATCGACCCGACCCGCAACGGCTGTAACGCCGTCCTGCAGAACCAGGGTGGTGTGCCGCCGACGTACACCGGCGTTACTCCGGCCTGCTTTGGCGCAAGCCGCGACGACGAAATCCAGCTGACCAACGGCAAGAGCTACGAGAGCAAGATCTTCTCGGCGATCCTGTCGAAGTACTGGAACCGCGGCCTGCTGACCGACGGTGGTTCGGTGCGCTTCAACGTGGGCTATGCCTACACCGATGCCGAGAACAACCGGTACAACAACAGCTCGACGGCGACCTCCAGCTTCGACATCGTCGCAGCCTTCGATCGCCAGAACGTCGATGTTGCCACCGCCGAATACCAAACCCGGCACAACATCAGCGCCGGCATCAACTTCCGCGAGGAGTTCTTCGGCGACTACGCGACCAGCCTGGGTGCGATCTTCGTAGCCCGTTCGGGTCGTCCGTACTCGATCGTGTTCGACAGCATTCCGTCGAACCCGGCGACCGTGTTCAACGACGGTGCCAGCGGCGACTTCAACTCGCTGATCTACGTGCCCACCGGCATCGACGATCCGAACGTCGTGTACACGAACTCTTCGGCAGCTGCCGATCTGGACGCGTACATCAACGCCACGCCCTGCGTGTCGAAGTACCGGGGCTCGGTCCTGCCGCGTAACAGCTGCCGGAACAGCTGGTTCTACGATCTCGATCTGCGCTTCAGCCAAGAACTGCCCGGGCCGGCGCGCCTGTTCGGTCTGACCGAAGACAAGATCAAGCTGTTCGTCGACTTCGACAACTTCCTGAACCTGCTCGACAGCGACAAAAACGTGTTCCGTCGCTACGGCTACACCGAAGGCGTGATCCGCGCGAACAACATCGATAGCCAGGGCCGCTACGTCTACGACCGCTTCACCGGTCCGCGCGACGCAGTCGTCCAGTCGTCGTCGTCGCTGTGGAAGATCCAGCTCGGCGTCAGCTACGAGTTCTGA